AGGATCGCCGCGGCGATCGCCAGAATCCGAAGGCCACGCTGTTTCAAATCAACCTCCTGAGGCGGCCGCGTTCGTCCTGCCGAACGATACGGGTCGCATGCGCGTTCGAGAAAGCCGCGGCGCTCCTATCCACACGCTTCGCTCCGGTTTGTGTGGATATGTGGATAGAGAACGCGGGGATAGTTAAGCCCGCCTAAAGCCATTAAGGACACGTGCGCGAGCACCATCAGCGTGCGATTACGAGGCGCGGTGCTGCAATTCCCGGGAACCGGCCTTTCGAAAAAACCGCAAAAATCGGATTCAACCCCGGGCGCGCAGGCGAGCGATCAGCCGGCGCGCCCGAGCTCTCTCCGCCGGGCTGCCACCTGCAAGCGCCTTGCTCACATGTCGGAGCGCTGCCGCCCGAAATCGCGCGTCGACGTCCGCCAACCCGCACAACGCCTGGAGCGCGCACACGCGCACGATCGCGCTTGGATCGGTATTGCACCAGCGCATGAGGACCCGCGCCGCATCGCGCCGTTCGGCCGCAGACAATGACAGCCGTGGCAGCATTTGCGCAAGGTGCCAACGCACTTCTTTGCGCTGCTCGCGCGCGAGCAGTCGGAGCAGCGCCCGTTTGTGGCGCGCGAGCAGCTCGGGCCGTTTCGAGCTCGCCTTTTCAGCGGCGTCCGCGCTTCGGGCCCGTTGCACATCGTCGCCAAACGATAGCTTCTCGACGAGCCGGTCAAACGTCCGGGCTGTCACCGGCGGCGCGTCGGGAGCGCGATCGCCAGGGCCAGCATCGTCTTGAACACGATGAAGTTCGGATTGGCGGCCGTCTGCACCAATGCGAGGCCGCTTGCCAGCCAGACGGGCTGGCCCTGGAAATAGATCACTCTGACGGACTGGCCGGACTGTGACTGTTGCCACGCCGCCGCCGAGCTCAAGCCGAGCGCCACGTCGCGCGAGATCCCCGTCTGCGCAAACGTGACATGCAGGTCGGATCTCCCGCGGCCAAGGTCGCGCCGGTATTTTCCGGTGACCAACGCCGGCACCGAGGTGCAGCTCCCCTCTGCAGCAGGCTTCGCGCTCCTCGGCGTCACGTCCGAACACGACGCGTCAGCCATGAACCGTCCGCGCGCCGCAAGAGCTGGGAATAGGAACGCGCTCCCAATCACCAGGGTGAGCGCAAGGACGATGAAGGTGCCGACTATGAGCTTTTGCAGTGGAGCCATCTTCATATGTTATGCGTTGCGCGCGAGAAAACCAGCCGCGGCTCGTACGCCGCGGCTGGCTGGATGTCCGTGCTTTACGGTGCGACGATGCTAGTGGTCCCGCCCCTGGCCATTCCAGTTGTTGTTCTGCCACGCCCAGTTGCCACGCTGGCCGACCGTGCGCTGGCCGTTCCACTGCGGGTTGCCGTTGCGATAGCGATTCGCGTCAGATGTGTTGTAGTAGTGGTAGTTGCGCGTGTCGTCGCGGTCGTAGCGGTCATCGGCGTCGGACCGGCCGTTGGTGCGGACGTACTGATAGTTGTTATTGTAGACCGGTGTCGGCTGATAATTGTAACCGTTGTTCTGATAGCCATAGCCGCTGTTCGGGTAGTAGACCGCGGGCGTGCTGCCGCAGTATTGCTGCGACCCATCCCACGAGCACGGCGTGCCGTTGTTGCCGGCGTAGAGCACAGTGCCGTTCGGATACACGATGCGGCCGTCCGCGTACACGGTCCCCCCGTCGCGCGTGTAGCCGACGATCGTGTTCGCGGCGACCTGTTTGTGATGGACGTTGTCGGAGATGACGATGCCTGCCACGACTGCCGCTGCACCGAGGATGATGTTGCGCGTCGATGCTGCGCCGTCGGCGAGGACGGGTCGAGTCATCGAAGCCGCGACGATCAGCGCCAAGGTGGCGGCGACGAACGAGCGGGCGATCGGTTGGAAGGTCTTGCTGTGTGTCATGGTATCAACCTCCACTGTGGTTACGTCAAGCGGAGGCGTGTCGTTGCGTTCTCAGAGAAACCCCAAGCTCAGGAAAAACTAAGGCGGAAGCATCGTTCGATGCTTCCGCCGCGAGAACTCGAAGCCGATCGTCTAGTAGTTCTTGACGGCCGCCGCTACCGGCACGACGCCGGCGACTCGCCAGCCGTCAGCCGTCTTGATGCACATCGTCACCACGACTGACTTCGCGGTATACGGAGTGCCGCCAACCGTTGCGGTGATGTTGACCGGCGCGATGACGTCGGCCGTCGTCGCGGTGCGCATCACGATGTTCGTGTTGGTGTAGTCCGGGCTGGCGCTCCAGACGCCCGAGAACAGCTGCTTCAGGTGATTGGTCACGGCCGTCATACCGAAAATCGGGCCGCCGACGGTCAGCCACACAAGATTCGGATTATCCCAGAGAAACTTCTGCGTGCCGGGCAGATCGTGCTGGTTCTGGGCACCCATGAACGCCGTATACAGCGCACGCACGTCCTGCTGGTCTTTGGTCAGCGTGTCGGCTCGCGTGGGGACGCTGGCCGAGAGGAGCACCAATGCCGCAACGGCGACAAACGTAAGGCGAGTCAACATCGGACTGTCTTTCCTTTCCTCGGAGCGGGTTGTGGCCCGGGCCTTCACCCGCGCCCGCGCTTTCTCCCGCGTCGTGGCGGGGTAGGGCGTCCCGGCGCGACGCATGCTTGACGTCCTGCCTACCATCTGTGATAGGACGGTTGTGCTCGCCATCGGCTACTGCGCGGCGGTGCGCGGCATCGACGCGTACGTCGTCCGGGTCGAAGTCGTCGGCATTCCCACCACCGACGTCGGCATCCACATCGTCGGTCTCGCCGACCGCTCGATCCAAGAATCGAAAGAGCGCGTCAACGCCGCCATCCGTTCGTCCGGCTTCCTTTTCCCTACCTATAAGGTAGTGGTGAACCTCGCGCCGGCCGACGTTCGCAAGGAGGGCGCGGCGTTCGATGTCGCCCTCGCGCTGACGATCCTCGGCATGGACCAGCAGATCGACGCGCGCCGCTTGCGCGACGTCGTGGCCGTCGGCGAACTCGCGCTCGACGGTGCCGTCAAGCCGGTGCGCGGCGTCCTGCCGATCGCGGTCGCGTTGCGGCGTTCGAGCCACCGGCGCCTCATCGTGCCGGCCGACAATATGGCTGAGGCCGCGCTCGTCGACGGTCTCACGCTGTATCCGGTGCGAACGCTCGCGCAAGCGGTCGACGTCGTGCTCGGACGCGGCGCGCCGGGCGTGCCCTCGAATGGCCGCGCCCACATGGTTGCGGACGAAGGCGTCCGCGCCGTTGAAGAAGATCTCGAAGACGTGAAAGGCCAAGAGCGCGCCAAGCGTGCGATGGAAGTCGCGGCCGCCGGCGGCCACAATCTGCTGTTCGTCGGTCCGCCCGGCAGCGGCAAGACGATGCTCGCGCGCCGCATGCCCTCGATATTGCCGGCGATGACCTCCGATGAAGCGCTCGAGGTCACGACCCTATACAGCGTGAGCGGATTGCTGCGCGACCGCTCGAAGCTCGTGCGTTCGCGGCCGTTTCGCGCGCCGCATCACACGGTCAGCGCGATTGCGTTGGCCGGCGGTGGCTCGAGTCCGCGGCCCGGCGAGGTGTCGCTCGCGCATCGCGGCGTCTTGTTCCTGGACGAGCTGCCCGAATTTCCGCGCTCGGCGCTCGAGGTGCTGCGCCAGCCGTTGGAGGACGCCGTCGTCAGCATCAGCCGCGCCGGACGCGCGATAACTTTTCCGGCCGCGTTCATGCTGCTCGCCAGTCTCAATCCGTGTCCATGCGGTTACAGCGGCGATCCGCTGCACGGCTGTTCGTGCTCTCCGGTCGCTATCTCGCGTTATCTGTCGAAGATCTCCGGCCCGCTGCTCGACCGCATCGACCTGCACGTCGAAGTGCCGCGTCTGCCGTACGACGACATGTCGCGCACGTTCAGAGCTGAGCCGTCAGCCACAGTTCGCGCGCGGGTTGAGTCGGCACGGCGCCTCCAACGTTCGCGCTTAGGCAGCACCGGCGCAAATGCGGCAATGCCTGCGAAACTGCTGCGCGATCATTGCGCGCTGGACGATCGCTGCCGAGCACTGCTCGCCGCCGCTGTCTCCAAACTTCATCTCTCGGCCCGCGCGCACGATCGGATCCTGCGTGTGGCGCGCACCATCGCGGATCTTTCGAACGCACCGGTGATCGCACCGGAACACGTGGCTGAGGCGATCGGTTATCGGTCGCTGGACCGCTCGCCATTTTCGACATAGCGCGCGTTATTGACATCTATTTTCATCGGGGCCTCGTCCACGAGCGCCCATCCCTGGGCGTCGATGCGCCAGCCCTGAGCGGCCTGGATCTCCGACACGGTCCAATACAAATGTTGTAAGTACGTCCGGCCCTTTGCTTGGAATGTGAGCTTGGTCGCGATGACGACGAATGCGTGGTTCCCCTCCTGCCGAACCGTTGCAAGCGCACCGAGTGTCAAGACCTGGTGCTCGGCGAGGAACTGCTGATAGTCCGATTCCTTGTCGCAGCTGGTCGTGGCCGCGTACCACGTGCGCGCCGCCCTCGGCCCCTGCCACGAGAAGGGCGCAAATTCATCGATCGTCGTCGCGTCGTCTGTGTAGGCGTCTGCGGGAAACGTGCAATCGGCACGATTGTAGGCCGCCGCGAATACTTGCAACGGCTGCAAGAGACTCGCAGTGTCTGGCTCTGCCGCCGCAGCGCGATCCGCGCAGAAGGACGTCAGCGCCATCGACGTCAGCGCAATGAGCAGGAAGCGATCGGTTTGTCTCATCTTTTCTCTCCGAGCGTCGGCGGCAGTTCGGTTCTTAGGCGATGTGCCGGATTCCCCGCAGGAACTGGGCGACCGCACGCTGCACGATTGCCGCATGAGGCTCGCCCGCTTTTGGACGCGCGCACAAGCGCAATCGGTTTCGCGAAAGGGCAAGGTGTTCAAAGTCTCCGCGCGCGGATGGTCTGATGACAGCGTCGAGGCGGCGTATCAGTGCGCCCTCGACCTCGCGAGCAAAGTCGCGGATCGCGTCGCGTCGGGTCTTACGACGAAACACCGGTATCCCTACGCCGAAAAACCCCTGCCCGAACCTGTCGTGCAACGGCTCGGGGCAGACGGCGGCGGCGCGTCTGCGATCGTGACGCGAAACGCATACGGCGCGCTCGTGCTCAACACCGACCAGCTCATGTTCGTCGACATCGATCGCCCCGGATATCAGGGCAGCGCCCCCACGCTCGGCACGATATTCTCGTCGCTGTTCAGCAAGCCGAAGGCGCAAGAGCAGCCCGCCGATGATGCGGCGACGCTCGACGCGGTGAAGAACGTCGTGCAGCGGCACGATCTGTCTGCGCGGGTGTACGAGACCGCCGGCGGCCATCGCCTCATCGTGACCAACGCGCCGTTCAAAGCCGGCGATCCCGATGCCGAGTCGCTGCTCGCCGAGTTCGGCTCCGATCCTTTATACGTGCGCTTGTGCCGTTCGCAGGATTCGTTCCGTGCGCGCCTCACCCCAAAACCCTGGCGCTGCCGCATGTCCAACCCGCCGGTCGAATTCCCATTCGAGACGCCCCAAGTCCAAGAGCGCTACGATCGCTGGCTGGCTGGTTATGAAGCGAAGATCGCGTTGTTGGCGACCTGCCGCTTCGTCAAGACTATCGGCGTGGAAAGCGTCGCTCCGGGGTTCGACGAGCTTATCCGCTACCACGATGAGCAGACGAAAGCGACCTCGGGCCTTAAGCTAGCCTGACGACTGCCCCCATTGCGTTGACACCACACACGTGCTGTGCTATCATGGGCCGCACTATGAAACGCCGCCGCACGTGCTGCACCATGATGACGGGGACTCGCCGAGAGTTCCGGTCGCGGTGCATGCGCGAAGAGTAGAGCGGACTAACACAAACGCCTTGCGCAGCCCCTCACCGGAAAAGCGAGGGGCTGTTTCGTTTCTGCCGCCATTGCAGGCGGCGATCGGGGAATGATAATTGGAAGAAGACGGATCGGCTTTGGTCGGGTTGCTGGGATGCGGGGTCGTCGGCGGCGGTGTCGCGGAGCGCTTGCTCGCCGGATTTTCAGCGTGCGAGACGCACGCGCGCCTCGGCGCGGTGCTCGTGCGCGATCTCGCCAAGCCGCGCCGGCCTGAAAGCGTCTATCCGCGTCTGACGACTCACGCACAACGCGTGCTCGACGACCCGCGACACGACGTCGTCATCGAATGTTTGGGCGGCGTCGAGCCTGCCGCCGGCTATGTCGAGGCGGTGCTGCGCCGTGGCGTGCCCGTGATCACGGCCAACAAGGCGCTCATCGCCGCTCACGGCGCGCGCCTGGCGGACATCGCGCGCGAACATCAGACGACTCTGACCTATGAAGCGGCAGTCGGAGGCGCGATCCCGGTCATCCGCACGTTGCGGCATCTTGCCGCTCATGACCAGATACTCGAGGTCGGCGGCGTGGTCAACGGCTCGACCAACTTCGTGCTGTCAGCCATGGAAGAGGGCCTCTCGATGGACGATGCGGTGCTCGCCGCGCAGCGCGCCGGATTCGCCGAGGCGGACCCGAGCACCGATATCGACGGCATCGACGCGGCGCACAAGCTCGCCATTCTGATCGCGACCGCGTTCGGGCAGTGGCCGCGCTGGGAGTCTATTCCGCGGCGCGGCATCCGGCAGATCACGCCGGACGACATCGCGCAGGCGCGCCGCCGCGGCAACCGCATCAAGCTCAAAGCGTGGGCGCGCCGGCATGGCACCGAGGTCGAGGCCGCGGTCGCGCCGGCCGAATTGCCTCTCGCGCACCCCTTCGCGTCGCCACGCGGCGCGGAAAACGCGTTTCTCATCGTCGCTCGCCATGCCGGGCCGGTCTTGCTCGGAGGTCTCGGCGCTGGACGCGAGGCGACGGCATCGGCGATCGTCGGCGACCTGCACGACGCGCTCGCTGCGCGATCCGGCGTGGCGGGTGTTCGCCGGCAGCGAGCGCTCATCTCGACCACGTAAAGAGCCGTGACCAAGACGGCGATGCCGGCATTGAAACACCACGACGCGTTTGCGACGCTCGCGCCGGCCGGTGGCTTTCGCCTCAAACACGGCGGCGTGCTTTCGTCGGTGCGCATCGCTGCCACGTTCTACGGCCAGCCCCACGAGCGGGCGCCGGTCATCCTCGTCTGTCACGCGCTCACCGGCAGCTCGCGCGTGGCCGAATGGTGGGGCGATATCATCGGTCCGGGCAGGCTGCTGGACACCGAACGGTATTGCGTCGTCGGCACCAACGCGCTCGGCGGTTGTTACGGCTCGACCGGCCCTGCAAGCGCGGCGCCGGACGGCGACGCGTTCGGCGCTCGCTTTCCCGTCGTCACGGTGGAAGACATCGTGCGCGCGCAGCACGATGCGCTCGCGCTGCTCGGCGTGCGCCGCGTGGCGTTGGCGATCGGCGGTTCGCTAGGCGGTCAGCAAGCGCTGCAGTGGGCGGCTGTGTATCCCGACGCGGTCGACGGCGTCGTCGCCATCGGCGCAACCGGAAAGCTCTCACCGATGGGCATCGGGCTCAACTCCATCGCTCGTGAAGCCATCAAGCTTGATCCCGCCGGCGGCCTGCGCATCGCGCGCATGATCGGCATGCTCTCGTACAAGAGCGCGGCGCTCCTGTGGCAGCGGCATGGCCGCCGCGGCGATCGCGATATCGAAAATCCGGGGCAAACGCTGCACGCCCGTTTCGATGTGGAAGGGTATCTCCAACATCAAGGCGACAAGCTGGTCGCTCGAATGGATCCGCTTTCGTTCGCCTATCTGACCAAAGCCATGGACCTGTACGAGCTCGATCCAAGGGGTTGGCGCGTGCCCGCACTGTTGGTCGGCATCGAGTCGGACTGGTTGTATCCGCCGGACGAGGTTGAGGAGACCTCGCGGCAGCTCGGTCCGGCTGCCCGCTTCGCCTTGCTGGCAAGCGATCACGGCCACGACGGCTTTCTAGCGGACGCCGGTCAGCTCACGTCGATCGTGCGGCCCTTCTTCGACGAGGTGGCCGCGGGAACGGCGTAGTCTAGCGCCGGATCATCGCCGCGGTCACGACACCCAGGATCAGCTTGCTGACCAGCTCGTAGGCGAGCTGCTTGACGACCAGGCTCTCGGGAACAGGCTGCGTCGCGTACTCGATCAGAAATGACGCCACCGGCCAGACCAACCACATCGCCAGACCGAAACGCAAACCTTGGCCGAACCACGGTTTGTCTTCGACGCCGCGCGAATAGAGCCACACCGATCCGACCGCGAACGCGAGGTACCCGATGAAGATCGTTATGAAATGGGTGTCGGTCGCCGGGCGATAGAGCTGTGCCACCTGGCCGTAGTCTTGCGCGAGCAAGAAGCCGTGGATGAGCGAGCCGAGGCCGATCGACAGGATCCAGACGACCAGCATGGTGAGGATCAGACGCCATTGACTCATCGCATTCTCCGATCTCAAGCCGGCTGCGGGTGGGCCGCGCCGTACGCGGCGTACCCATCGGCGGCGGCGAGCATTTCGTCGGCACAGCTCGCCAGTGATTCGTAACGGAACAGGCCTGATAGCACCGCTTTGTCGCCGATATCGTTCGTGAAGACGAACGCCGGCCGAACCTCCACCCCGAGCGCTTTGAAGCTCGCAGTCGACTCTTGTAAGCGAGCGATCGTCCGAGCGTCGCCCATCTCCCGTTCGAGCGCTTCGGCCGGGACCCCGGCTGCCGCCGCGGCGACTTCGATTGCCACCTCGCGTCTTGCGAGATGCTTTCCGTCGACGAACGCGGCGTGCGTGAGCGCGAGACGGACGCGATCGTCGGTGATGCCCAATCCGCGCGCTGCTTCGGCCGCGACGTCGGCGTGCCAGGTCGCGTCGTCTGACGAGTCGCGCCACGCCGGGTTGACCTTGACGCCGCTGACCGACTCGAGCCGGCGATACTGCCACGCCCCGAGCTGCGGCGTGTAGCCCATCGGCCCCCCGCCGAACAAATACGCGATGCGCCACTCGTAGGCGAGCCTATCGCCGAGCCGTTCCCGCAGCTTTGCCAACGGGCCCTCGGCGGCGAAGCACCACGACGAGAGGAGATCCATGTAATAGGTGAGCGCAAGCTTGGTCATCGCGGCGAGCGACTTCGGAGGCCGCGGGGCCGCCGCCTGGGCGCAGACCGCGTGGCGCGCAGTTGTCAGAAAAAGGGCCTGGCCGGATACGAGCGCGAACCCGCGGGTTCTTCGAAGAAAGGGAGCCTGTATGCCGGTCGTCGTGGGAATCTTCCAGAACCTTGCCGCAGTTTCCAAGCTCAACGATGCGCTTAAAGCCGCGGGATTCAGCGCCGCCGACCTGATCGTCATCGCCGACGAGTCGCCGGACCCGGAGCTCATTGACGATGGCGTGCAGTTCAGACTGACCGGCGAACCCGATACAGGACTTTTGGGCTCTGGGCGAGGCATGATCACAAGCTCCGGCGGCACCGAGGTGCCCGGTCTGGGCGGCAGCCCATCGCATACGGTGATCGGCGGAGAGAACGCCTCGGAGGATATGCTCGCGGATCTCAACGTTCCCGATGGGCGCACCGACGACTATGAAGAGGCGCTCGATGCAGGTCGCGCTGTGGCCGGCTATCAGACGGCGGACGTCGACAAGGTCAAGGGCATTTTCTCCACCGCCGGCGCCAACCCGATCGAGGTCTTCTAAAGGACCCAACGTCCTCTTGACCGCTCCACCTCCTCGCGTGACTGAAGGGCGAGGGTGGTGCGATTTTATTTCGTTTCAATCGACACCGAACGGCTGCGACAGCGCCTGAACGGCCGATCCGCGAGCTCCGCGCTCGCTGCGCTCGGTCCGGCTGCCTCCGACGTCGGCATCCGCGTGCTTGACGCATGCGTCGTGCCCGTCGGCCTGCGGGCGCTCCTCGTCGCTGCGCAACCTCGCGACGTGCGTGCCCTTGGCCGTCGCTACGTCGCACGCGCAGCGGGCGCGCTTCGCATCCCAGGCGTTGTGTGGCGGCCGACGATCCGCGTCGCTCGCGTTGCGCCGGGCGATGCGACCGCCTGGCGCGGCTTTATAACTCGTTGCCGGATGGCTTTCCTGGAGCGCTCAACAATGCCCACACCATCGACCATCGACCAGCCGACGTGCGAAGCCGCGCGCCCGAAGCGACGCAAGACCACGAACGCGACGGTGCGCAGCGGGGCTGCGACGATGCGGGTGATCGACCGCGTCGTCGACGCGCAGCTCGGCGCCGACGAAAGCGCCGCGCGTGTGCGGCGCTACGTAGCAGACCACGATGCGCCGGCGAATGACGCCACCGCCTTTGCCAGGTTGTGCGAGGTGATCTTCGCGCAGGGTATCGGCTTCACGATCGTGGCCCGCAAGCGTGCTGCGCTTGCCCGAGCGTTTGCTAATTTCGGGCCTTCCGTCCTGGCCGGGTTCGGGGAGTCCGACATCATGCGATTGCTCGGCGAGCCGATCATCCGCAACAGGTCGAAGATCGTCGCCTGCATCGAGAACGCGCGCCGCTGGTGCGCGATCGTCGAATCCCACGGCAGTTATCTGGCACGCGTGGCCGAGGTCGCGGCGCAGGACGATCCGGCGAGCGGCTGGCCGGCGCTCGCGGCGCTGCTCGCGGCAGACTTCGAGCGCATCAATGAGGTCGGCGCTCGGCAGACGCTCAAGCGCTGGGGCTTCTTCACAGCGTTCGGCCATCCGGGATCGCGCCGCGTCATCGAGCGGTTGGGCTTGGTGGACGCGAGATGTGCTCCGACGGCCGGACAGTTGATGATCGGCGCCATTTCCCAAGCGCTCTCGCGCGACGCGTACTCGGTCGAAGCGACCCTTGCGTTGTTCGCGGCGCTTGGGCCGTGCAATCCTGCGCCTCAGTGTCCCACGTGCGAGTTATGCGACCGCTGTCCGACAGGTGTTCGTAGACGCGTCGAGCTTGAATCAGGGGCGCCATCGCCGGCCGGAGAACCCAGTTCCGGCCGAGCATCACTGGCGGTCAATACATAATCCCGACGTTTGGAGGCTCCCATGCCCGACGAGATTCGCTGGCTCTCCTCACTTGACGAAGCCATCGCTCAATCGAAGAAATCCGGCAAACTGGTGCTGCTCGACTTCTTCAGCCCGACCTGAGGGGGTTGCAAAGCGCTGGATACCGTGACGTATCCTCAAACCTTCGTGCAAACAATCATCTCTGACTACTGCATCCCCATCCAGGTGAACAACACGCTCGATGAGAGCAAACCAATGGTGGCCGGTTTCCGGCACGTCTGGACGCCGGACTTGCGCGTCCTCGACGCGGACGGCTACGAGTTGTACCGGTGGAACGGATACCTGCCGCCCGCCGAATTCGCTGCGCAACTGCTTGCGGCGCTCGCCCATGCGCGCCTTCGCCTACGGCAGTTCGATGCCGCGGAGGTGCTCTACGCGGATGCGCTCAAGCGCTTCCCGACGGCGTTGGCGGCGCCAGAGGCGCAATACTTCAGCGGCGTGACCGGATACCGCAAGACCGGCGAATCCAACGCGCTGCTCCACGGTTGGCATGAGCTGGAAAAGACTTACCCGGGTTCAGAGTGGACGGTGAAGCAGAACTTCGATTGACGGCGCGCTAGGCACGCGCCGATAGGATCGCGGCGGCGAGCGCGGACGGCTTGGCGCGAAAATCGTCCCAAGGTATCGTGCCGGCAGTGATGCCGTCGAGCACTCGCGCCACCATGGCGTTCGCGGGCGCAGCGATCCCGCTGGCGGCAGCACGCGCCGCGACGGCGCCGTTGAGTGCGTCGACTTCCGTCTGCGCACGCCGGGCGCGCGCGTCGATAAGCAGCGAGGGCAGTTTGTCTCCACGCGCGCGCGCCACGCGGGATGCAAGCACGACACGCAGCATGCCCGGCGGAAGCGAGCGTGCGGCGGCCACGAGCAATGGGACCGGAAAATCGATCAGTGAGATGGGCGCAAGACCAAGTTTGTCCATCGTCGCGATCGCTTCGAGCAGACAGCGGCGCTCGACATCGAATGCCGTCGTGTCCGCGTAGACCTGCGCCGGCGTCCAATCGAGAATCGCGCACACCGCGTTGGCGAGCAGGTTGGTGCACAGCTTCGACCATTTGAGCGCGCGCCAGTCTGCCGCGGCCGCAACCTTGATAGCGCTCAGCTCGAACGCGGCGATGATCCAGTTGTGCGCGGGCGCGCCGACGGGCGCGATGGTCACGCCGCCCTTCTTGGCGGCGATCACTCCGGGCTCGGGCGCCCTATCCACAGCCGTGGTCAGCGCGCCGGCGACGACGCGGTCGTCCCCGAAGGCGGCGGCGCACAGCTCTTCGTTGCCAAGCCCGTTCTGCAATACGAGGATCGCCGCGCGATCGCACGCCGGCAAGGCTCGGATCGACTCGATCGCGCTTGCGGTGGCGAACGACTTCACCGCTGTGACGACGAGGTCGAAGTCGCCGCGCGCGCCGTCGTCCGGCCCGGTGATCACCGGAACGACGACGCGTTGAGTCTTGTCGCCGACGACGAGCACGTACCCTTCGCGCAACCGCGCCGCGGCGTCCGCTTTGGCCAGCAGCACCGAGTCGTGCCCGGCGAGCTTGAGCTGCGCCGCGACGTATTGGCCGATCGCCCCCGCGCCGACGATCAGCGCGCGCACGGCCGGCTACGAACCTCGCCCGGTGGACCCGAACCCGCCGCCGGCGCGCTCGGTCGGCGCGAGCTCCTCGCGCTGCTCGAAGCGCGCGCGCGCAACTGGCGCGATGATCATCTGCGCGATGCGGTCGCCGCGGCGGATCGGAAAAGGCTCGCTGCCGTGGTTGACCAGGATGACGCTGACAGG
This DNA window, taken from Candidatus Eremiobacteraceae bacterium, encodes the following:
- a CDS encoding nuclear transport factor 2 family protein, which gives rise to MLTRLTFVAVAALVLLSASVPTRADTLTKDQQDVRALYTAFMGAQNQHDLPGTQKFLWDNPNLVWLTVGGPIFGMTAVTNHLKQLFSGVWSASPDYTNTNIVMRTATTADVIAPVNITATVGGTPYTAKSVVVTMCIKTADGWRVAGVVPVAAAVKNY
- a CDS encoding DsbA family protein encodes the protein MTKLALTYYMDLLSSWCFAAEGPLAKLRERLGDRLAYEWRIAYLFGGGPMGYTPQLGAWQYRRLESVSGVKVNPAWRDSSDDATWHADVAAEAARGLGITDDRVRLALTHAAFVDGKHLARREVAIEVAAAAAGVPAEALEREMGDARTIARLQESTASFKALGVEVRPAFVFTNDIGDKAVLSGLFRYESLASCADEMLAAADGYAAYGAAHPQPA
- a CDS encoding homoserine dehydrogenase; its protein translation is MVGLLGCGVVGGGVAERLLAGFSACETHARLGAVLVRDLAKPRRPESVYPRLTTHAQRVLDDPRHDVVIECLGGVEPAAGYVEAVLRRGVPVITANKALIAAHGARLADIAREHQTTLTYEAAVGGAIPVIRTLRHLAAHDQILEVGGVVNGSTNFVLSAMEEGLSMDDAVLAAQRAGFAEADPSTDIDGIDAAHKLAILIATAFGQWPRWESIPRRGIRQITPDDIAQARRRGNRIKLKAWARRHGTEVEAAVAPAELPLAHPFASPRGAENAFLIVARHAGPVLLGGLGAGREATASAIVGDLHDALAARSGVAGVRRQRALISTT
- the metX gene encoding homoserine O-acetyltransferase; amino-acid sequence: MTKTAMPALKHHDAFATLAPAGGFRLKHGGVLSSVRIAATFYGQPHERAPVILVCHALTGSSRVAEWWGDIIGPGRLLDTERYCVVGTNALGGCYGSTGPASAAPDGDAFGARFPVVTVEDIVRAQHDALALLGVRRVALAIGGSLGGQQALQWAAVYPDAVDGVVAIGATGKLSPMGIGLNSIAREAIKLDPAGGLRIARMIGMLSYKSAALLWQRHGRRGDRDIENPGQTLHARFDVEGYLQHQGDKLVARMDPLSFAYLTKAMDLYELDPRGWRVPALLVGIESDWLYPPDEVEETSRQLGPAARFALLASDHGHDGFLADAGQLTSIVRPFFDEVAAGTA
- a CDS encoding DNA-3-methyladenine glycosylase I, translated to MRFYFVSIDTERLRQRLNGRSASSALAALGPAASDVGIRVLDACVVPVGLRALLVAAQPRDVRALGRRYVARAAGALRIPGVVWRPTIRVARVAPGDATAWRGFITRCRMAFLERSTMPTPSTIDQPTCEAARPKRRKTTNATVRSGAATMRVIDRVVDAQLGADESAARVRRYVADHDAPANDATAFARLCEVIFAQGIGFTIVARKRAALARAFANFGPSVLAGFGESDIMRLLGEPIIRNRSKIVACIENARRWCAIVESHGSYLARVAEVAAQDDPASGWPALAALLAADFERINEVGARQTLKRWGFFTAFGHPGSRRVIERLGLVDARCAPTAGQLMIGAISQALSRDAYSVEATLALFAALGPCNPAPQCPTCELCDRCPTGVRRRVELESGAPSPAGEPSSGRASLAVNT
- a CDS encoding YifB family Mg chelatase-like AAA ATPase — translated: MLAIGYCAAVRGIDAYVVRVEVVGIPTTDVGIHIVGLADRSIQESKERVNAAIRSSGFLFPTYKVVVNLAPADVRKEGAAFDVALALTILGMDQQIDARRLRDVVAVGELALDGAVKPVRGVLPIAVALRRSSHRRLIVPADNMAEAALVDGLTLYPVRTLAQAVDVVLGRGAPGVPSNGRAHMVADEGVRAVEEDLEDVKGQERAKRAMEVAAAGGHNLLFVGPPGSGKTMLARRMPSILPAMTSDEALEVTTLYSVSGLLRDRSKLVRSRPFRAPHHTVSAIALAGGGSSPRPGEVSLAHRGVLFLDELPEFPRSALEVLRQPLEDAVVSISRAGRAITFPAAFMLLASLNPCPCGYSGDPLHGCSCSPVAISRYLSKISGPLLDRIDLHVEVPRLPYDDMSRTFRAEPSATVRARVESARRLQRSRLGSTGANAAMPAKLLRDHCALDDRCRALLAAAVSKLHLSARAHDRILRVARTIADLSNAPVIAPEHVAEAIGYRSLDRSPFST
- a CDS encoding 2-dehydropantoate 2-reductase is translated as MRALIVGAGAIGQYVAAQLKLAGHDSVLLAKADAAARLREGYVLVVGDKTQRVVVPVITGPDDGARGDFDLVVTAVKSFATASAIESIRALPACDRAAILVLQNGLGNEELCAAAFGDDRVVAGALTTAVDRAPEPGVIAAKKGGVTIAPVGAPAHNWIIAAFELSAIKVAAAADWRALKWSKLCTNLLANAVCAILDWTPAQVYADTTAFDVERRCLLEAIATMDKLGLAPISLIDFPVPLLVAAARSLPPGMLRVVLASRVARARGDKLPSLLIDARARRAQTEVDALNGAVAARAAASGIAAPANAMVARVLDGITAGTIPWDDFRAKPSALAAAILSARA